The Pseudomonas sp. FP2309 genome has a window encoding:
- a CDS encoding DUF3034 family protein: MRLSLLIGCVAALTLHTAWADNGRLIATGGASSLEGTAGGGITPWAVLAGYGERHEWGATAFATTVNLPDYRLDVAGLALAYDNRVEVSFARQRFDLGSLVHALNLPEDNLGQDVLGLKVRVFGDVIYERLPQVSLGVEYKHQTNFDIPSLVGARRDSDVEGYLAASRLFMGAAFGYNVLVNASVRYSRANETGLLGFGGDRRDSRSLLKEGSVALLFNPRWALGVEYREKPDNLSFAGESDWADVFVGYFPNKHLSFVLAYARLGEIATLDNQNGTYLSVQGSF; this comes from the coding sequence GTGCGACTTTCTCTTCTGATCGGCTGCGTCGCGGCCCTGACCCTGCACACGGCGTGGGCCGACAACGGTCGTCTGATCGCCACCGGCGGCGCCAGCAGCCTCGAGGGCACGGCGGGCGGCGGCATCACGCCGTGGGCGGTATTGGCCGGCTACGGCGAACGGCACGAATGGGGCGCGACGGCGTTCGCCACCACGGTCAACCTGCCGGACTATCGGCTGGACGTCGCCGGTCTGGCGTTGGCCTACGACAACCGTGTCGAAGTGTCTTTCGCCCGCCAACGTTTCGACCTCGGCAGCCTGGTGCACGCGCTCAACCTGCCCGAAGACAACCTGGGCCAGGATGTGCTGGGGCTGAAGGTGCGTGTATTCGGCGATGTGATTTACGAGCGCCTGCCGCAGGTGTCGCTGGGTGTGGAGTACAAACACCAGACCAACTTCGATATTCCGAGCCTGGTGGGGGCCAGGCGCGACAGTGACGTCGAAGGCTACCTCGCCGCCAGCCGTTTGTTCATGGGCGCTGCGTTTGGCTACAACGTGCTGGTGAACGCCAGCGTGCGCTACAGCCGCGCCAACGAAACCGGGTTGCTCGGTTTTGGCGGCGACCGCCGGGACAGCCGCAGCCTGCTCAAGGAAGGCTCGGTGGCCTTGCTGTTCAACCCGCGCTGGGCGCTGGGGGTCGAATACCGCGAAAAGCCTGACAACCTGTCGTTTGCCGGTGAAAGCGATTGGGCGGATGTGTTTGTAGGCTACTTTCCCAACAAGCACCTGTCGTTTGTATTGGCTTACGCACGCCTGGGTGAAATCGCCACGCTGGACAACCAGAACGGCACTTACCTGTCTGTGCAGGGGAGTTTCTGA
- a CDS encoding group 1 truncated hemoglobin, producing the protein MRILPFALAVLLSACAGQPPQDDSLYRDLGALPGITRIVEGMLLNIARDERIVERFRRIDIQRLRNKLIEQFCVEAGGPCTYTGDSMAESHKGQNVSRSDFNALVEDLINAMDREGVPVPVQNRLIARLAVMRADVIEH; encoded by the coding sequence ATGCGCATCCTCCCCTTCGCGCTGGCGGTGCTCCTCAGCGCCTGCGCCGGTCAACCGCCGCAGGACGACAGCCTGTACCGCGACCTCGGCGCCCTGCCTGGCATCACTCGTATTGTCGAAGGCATGCTGCTCAACATCGCCCGCGATGAACGCATCGTCGAGCGCTTCCGGCGCATCGATATCCAGCGCCTGCGCAACAAATTGATCGAACAGTTCTGCGTCGAAGCGGGTGGGCCCTGTACCTACACCGGTGACAGCATGGCCGAGAGTCACAAGGGCCAGAACGTGAGCCGCAGCGACTTCAATGCACTGGTGGAAGATCTGATCAACGCGATGGACCGCGAAGGGGTTCCGGTGCCGGTGCAGAATCGGTTGATTGCCAGGTTGGCGGTGATGCGCGCAGACGTGATCGAACACTGA
- a CDS encoding glucose/quinate/shikimate family membrane-bound PQQ-dependent dehydrogenase, with translation MSTDGASSPSRLLPRLLGVLLLIMGLALLAGGIKLALLGGSLYYLLAGIGVALTGILLLATRRAALGLYALVLFASTVWALWEVGLDWWQLVPRLALLFALGIVMLLPWVRRPLLRGQTAPLGTGALSVAVVLAGAAALASQFTNPGEIKGQLDRDAVPGMANAAPSQADGDWNSYGRSSFGDRYSPLAQITPENAHKLVPAWTYRTGDIPGPNDPGETTAENTPLKVNGMLYVCTPHSQVIALDPDTGKEIWRFDPKLSTQGAENFKGWAHMTCRGVSYHDDAAYASEQSPTGSASPAAAPTACPKRIFVPTADTRLIALNADTGKMCEDFGDKGQVDLRANIGSFAPGGYYSTSPPAVTKNLVVIGGHVTDNVSVDEPSGVIRAFDVHTGKLVWNWDSGNPDDTTPLAEGKTYTRNSPNMWSMFAVDEKLGMLYLPMGNQMPDQYGGDRTDDSEKYAAGLTALDIDTGHVKWTFQFTHHDLWDMDVGGQPSLIDIKTDAGVKQAVMASTKQGSIYVLDRATGQPVVPIHEVAVPQGAVAGDRTSPTQPKSDLNFMPPPLKERDMWGVTPFDQMLCRIDFKSMRYDGAFTPPSLQGSIVYPGNFGVFDWGGISVDPVRQIAFVNPSYMAFKSKLIPAADIAKQGPRVSETEGVQPNKGAPYGVILEAMLSPMGLPCQAPAWGYVAAVDLTTHKTIWMHKNGTVRDSSPVPIPLSMGVPSLGGTFTTAGGVAFLSGTLDQYLRAYDVKNGKQLWEGRLPAGAQTTPMTYTGKDGKQYVLVVAGGHGSLGTKQGDYVMAFKLPD, from the coding sequence ATGAGCACTGATGGTGCTTCGAGCCCGAGCCGCCTGCTGCCCAGGCTGCTAGGCGTCTTGCTGCTGATCATGGGCCTGGCCTTGTTGGCCGGGGGTATCAAGCTGGCCCTGCTCGGCGGGTCGCTGTACTACCTGCTGGCCGGGATCGGCGTCGCCCTCACCGGCATCCTGCTGCTGGCCACGCGCCGCGCGGCGCTGGGCCTGTACGCGTTGGTGCTGTTCGCGAGCACCGTGTGGGCGCTGTGGGAAGTCGGCCTGGACTGGTGGCAGTTGGTGCCGCGCCTGGCGCTGCTGTTCGCTTTGGGCATCGTCATGTTGCTGCCGTGGGTTCGCCGTCCGTTGCTGCGAGGCCAGACCGCCCCGCTGGGCACCGGCGCGCTGAGCGTGGCCGTGGTGCTGGCCGGCGCTGCCGCACTCGCCAGCCAGTTCACCAACCCCGGTGAGATCAAAGGCCAACTGGACCGCGACGCGGTACCGGGCATGGCCAATGCCGCGCCGTCCCAGGCCGATGGCGACTGGAACTCCTACGGGCGTTCATCCTTCGGCGATCGCTACTCGCCCCTGGCGCAGATCACCCCGGAAAACGCCCACAAGCTGGTACCGGCGTGGACTTATCGTACCGGCGACATCCCAGGTCCGAACGATCCGGGTGAGACGACCGCGGAAAACACCCCGCTCAAAGTCAACGGCATGCTCTACGTATGCACTCCGCACAGCCAGGTGATCGCCCTGGACCCGGACACCGGTAAGGAAATCTGGCGTTTCGACCCGAAGCTCAGCACCCAGGGTGCCGAGAACTTCAAGGGTTGGGCGCACATGACCTGCCGTGGCGTGTCGTATCACGATGACGCCGCCTACGCCTCCGAACAAAGCCCAACCGGCAGCGCCAGCCCGGCCGCCGCGCCGACTGCCTGCCCCAAGCGCATCTTCGTGCCGACCGCCGACACCCGCCTGATCGCCCTGAACGCCGACACCGGCAAGATGTGCGAAGACTTCGGCGACAAAGGTCAGGTCGACCTGCGTGCCAACATCGGCAGCTTCGCCCCGGGCGGTTACTACTCCACATCGCCACCGGCCGTGACCAAGAACCTGGTGGTGATTGGCGGCCACGTGACCGATAACGTCTCGGTGGATGAGCCAAGCGGCGTGATCCGTGCGTTCGACGTGCATACCGGCAAGCTGGTGTGGAACTGGGACAGCGGCAACCCGGACGACACCACGCCGTTGGCCGAGGGCAAGACCTACACCCGTAACTCGCCGAACATGTGGTCCATGTTCGCCGTGGACGAAAAACTCGGCATGCTCTACCTGCCGATGGGCAACCAGATGCCCGACCAATACGGCGGCGACCGTACCGACGACTCCGAGAAATACGCCGCCGGCCTGACCGCTCTGGACATCGACACCGGCCATGTGAAGTGGACCTTCCAGTTCACCCACCATGACCTGTGGGACATGGACGTGGGTGGCCAGCCGTCGCTGATCGACATCAAGACTGACGCCGGCGTGAAGCAGGCGGTGATGGCGTCGACCAAGCAAGGCAGCATCTATGTACTGGACCGTGCTACCGGCCAGCCGGTGGTGCCGATCCACGAAGTGGCGGTGCCGCAAGGCGCAGTGGCCGGCGACCGTACCTCCCCGACCCAACCGAAGTCCGACCTGAACTTCATGCCGCCGCCGCTCAAAGAGCGCGACATGTGGGGCGTAACCCCGTTCGACCAGATGCTGTGCCGTATCGATTTCAAATCCATGCGTTACGACGGTGCGTTCACCCCGCCATCGCTGCAAGGTTCGATCGTTTACCCCGGTAACTTCGGCGTGTTCGACTGGGGCGGTATTTCCGTCGACCCGGTGCGCCAGATCGCGTTTGTGAACCCCAGCTACATGGCGTTCAAATCGAAGCTGATCCCCGCCGCCGACATCGCCAAACAAGGCCCACGCGTCAGCGAAACCGAAGGCGTGCAGCCGAACAAAGGCGCGCCGTACGGCGTGATCCTCGAAGCCATGCTGTCGCCAATGGGCCTGCCGTGCCAGGCACCGGCGTGGGGTTATGTGGCGGCGGTCGACCTGACCACCCACAAAACCATCTGGATGCACAAGAACGGCACCGTGCGTGACAGCTCGCCGGTGCCGATCCCCCTGAGCATGGGCGTACCGAGCCTGGGCGGAACCTTCACCACTGCCGGTGGCGTGGCCTTCCTCAGCGGCACTCTCGACCAGTACCTGCGTGCCTACGACGTGAAAAACGGCAAGCAACTGTGGGAAGGCCGCCTGCCAGCCGGCGCGCAGACCACACCGATGACCTACACCGGCAAAGACGGCAAGCAATACGTGCTGGTCGTGGCGGGTGGTCATGGTTCCCTGGGTACCAAGCAGGGTGACTATGTGATGGCGTTCAAACTGCCGGATTAA
- a CDS encoding VF530 family DNA-binding protein has translation MTATSNDPLHGVTLQHVLTTLVEHYEWQGLAERIDVRCFKSDPSIKSSLTFLRKTPWAREKVEALYVKLMRTKRPLD, from the coding sequence ATGACCGCGACAAGCAACGACCCCCTCCACGGCGTGACCCTGCAACACGTCCTCACCACCCTGGTGGAACATTACGAATGGCAAGGCCTGGCCGAGCGCATTGATGTGCGCTGCTTCAAGAGCGACCCGAGCATCAAGTCGAGCCTCACGTTTCTGCGCAAAACGCCGTGGGCGCGAGAGAAAGTCGAAGCGTTGTACGTCAAGCTGATGCGCACCAAACGCCCGCTGGATTGA
- a CDS encoding Pr6Pr family membrane protein, protein MKRYVAAAALAGWIGLAIQQYLIFYSRWSTGASLLGGLINFFSFFTVLTNTLAVVVLSYAVVNRDGRAKRFFLAPAVSSGITVSILVVSLAYSLLLRHLWQPEGFQFIADELLHDVMPLLFLIYWWRCVPKGTLRLRHIGAWVIYPLVYFAYALLRGDLLGQYQYPFIDVGTLGYPQVFVNAGGILAGFVLIALVLVGLDKIIKPHP, encoded by the coding sequence ATGAAGCGGTATGTAGCGGCAGCGGCACTGGCCGGTTGGATAGGGTTGGCGATTCAGCAGTACTTGATCTTCTATTCGCGCTGGTCCACCGGTGCGAGCCTCTTGGGCGGGCTGATCAACTTTTTCAGTTTTTTCACCGTACTCACCAACACCCTGGCGGTGGTGGTGTTGAGCTATGCCGTGGTGAATCGCGATGGCAGGGCGAAGCGGTTTTTCCTTGCGCCCGCCGTCAGCAGCGGGATCACCGTGAGCATCCTGGTAGTGAGCCTGGCTTACAGCCTGTTGTTGCGGCATTTGTGGCAACCGGAAGGTTTCCAGTTCATTGCCGATGAACTGCTCCACGACGTGATGCCGCTGCTGTTTTTGATCTACTGGTGGCGGTGTGTGCCCAAGGGCACCTTGCGCCTCAGGCACATCGGCGCGTGGGTGATCTACCCGCTGGTGTACTTCGCCTATGCGCTGCTGCGCGGTGATTTGCTCGGGCAATATCAGTACCCGTTCATCGATGTCGGCACGCTGGGTTATCCACAGGTGTTTGTGAACGCCGGGGGCATATTGGCGGGGTTCGTGCTGATCGCGTTGGTCCTGGTGGGGCTGGACAAAATCATCAAGCCCCACCCTTGA
- a CDS encoding siderophore-interacting protein: protein MNTQAIHRVTHEIKRRRLEVLRVVDITPRMRRITLGGPELAGFVSLGSDDHIKLLFPQNAAEQAALESPTFSIKGDGPQPAMRDYTPRRFDLSIGELDIDFVLHGDGPASTWAEQAKPRQHLYIGGPRGSLIVPDIFDSYLLIGDETALPAIGRRLEELPAGRKVLAVIEIADAAEQQALHSAAEVEVIWVVRGKDDLLATVQALTLPGGTLYSFVATEAKLSRQVRRVLLDTHKVNEAFLKAVGYWRAEGSEEE from the coding sequence ATGAATACACAAGCCATCCACCGTGTGACCCACGAGATCAAACGCCGCCGCCTCGAGGTGCTGCGCGTGGTCGACATCACCCCGCGCATGCGCCGCATCACCCTGGGCGGCCCGGAACTGGCCGGGTTTGTCAGCCTGGGCAGTGACGACCACATCAAGCTGCTGTTCCCACAGAACGCCGCCGAACAGGCCGCGCTGGAAAGCCCGACCTTCAGCATCAAAGGCGATGGCCCGCAACCGGCCATGCGCGACTACACGCCACGACGTTTCGACCTGAGCATCGGCGAGCTGGACATCGACTTCGTATTGCACGGCGATGGCCCGGCGTCCACCTGGGCGGAACAGGCCAAACCAAGGCAACACCTGTATATAGGTGGGCCACGGGGCTCGCTGATCGTGCCGGATATCTTCGACAGCTATTTGCTGATTGGTGATGAAACCGCGCTGCCGGCCATCGGGCGTCGCCTGGAGGAACTGCCGGCCGGGCGCAAGGTGCTGGCGGTGATTGAAATTGCCGATGCGGCCGAACAGCAAGCGCTGCACAGCGCTGCCGAGGTCGAGGTGATCTGGGTGGTGCGCGGCAAAGACGACCTGCTCGCCACGGTACAAGCGCTGACCCTGCCCGGCGGCACGCTGTACAGTTTCGTCGCCACCGAAGCCAAACTGTCGCGCCAGGTGCGCCGCGTGCTGCTGGACACTCACAAGGTCAACGAAGCGTTCCTCAAGGCCGTGGGTTACTGGCGCGCCGAGGGCAGTGAGGAAGAGTGA
- a CDS encoding PadR family transcriptional regulator yields MRDPSHHHGNDPDGFEKRPGRERGGRGPRVFAPGDLKLLLPALIAEQPCHGYDLIRRIEGLFDGAYTPSPGVIYPTLTFLEESELISGDAEGGKKRYTITDAGRLFLGEQTVALDGVRMRIQLSKRSLRGHDRPPQIHEAVHNLRHALHSHHGRWSPEEIERVAALLNGTAQAIADGKFS; encoded by the coding sequence ATGCGCGACCCTTCCCACCACCACGGCAATGATCCTGACGGCTTCGAGAAACGCCCCGGCCGCGAACGCGGTGGGCGCGGGCCACGCGTGTTCGCGCCGGGCGACTTGAAATTGCTGCTGCCGGCACTGATCGCCGAACAACCGTGCCACGGCTACGACCTGATCCGCCGCATCGAAGGTCTGTTCGACGGTGCCTACACCCCAAGCCCCGGTGTGATCTACCCGACGTTGACCTTCCTGGAAGAAAGCGAATTGATCAGCGGCGACGCCGAGGGCGGGAAAAAACGCTACACAATCACCGACGCCGGACGTCTCTTCTTAGGTGAGCAAACGGTGGCGCTGGACGGTGTGCGCATGCGCATCCAACTGAGCAAACGCTCGCTGCGCGGGCATGACCGCCCGCCGCAAATCCACGAGGCGGTGCACAACCTGCGCCATGCCTTGCATTCACACCACGGGCGCTGGAGCCCGGAAGAAATCGAACGTGTCGCGGCGCTGCTCAACGGCACCGCTCAAGCTATTGCCGACGGGAAATTTTCATGA
- a CDS encoding CS1 type fimbrial major subunit codes for MFKKFAIAAPLAVIALSSQGAFAAGEASHTVNLKATIPTTVFHVQPRDPNWGRDETMSYNLVNGELSPLSAIYDMRNTNGSIHAYIEGGPAVLFNGDASQNIPLTATLNGVTLTGTPQEVVNEADSTPGVGAELRIAAAKPTANQRGAYTSVMPLVFDAVLPVGP; via the coding sequence ATGTTCAAGAAGTTTGCGATTGCTGCTCCATTGGCTGTTATTGCACTGAGTTCGCAGGGGGCGTTCGCCGCCGGCGAAGCCAGCCATACCGTCAATCTCAAGGCGACCATTCCGACCACCGTGTTTCATGTGCAGCCACGCGATCCTAACTGGGGCCGTGACGAGACCATGAGCTACAACCTGGTGAACGGTGAGCTGTCGCCGCTGAGTGCTATCTACGATATGCGCAACACCAACGGTTCGATCCACGCCTACATCGAAGGCGGCCCGGCAGTGTTGTTCAACGGTGACGCGTCTCAGAACATCCCCCTGACCGCGACCCTGAATGGCGTCACCCTCACCGGTACCCCTCAGGAAGTGGTTAACGAAGCTGACTCCACGCCGGGTGTCGGTGCCGAGCTGCGCATTGCAGCCGCCAAGCCGACGGCCAACCAGCGTGGCGCTTACACCAGCGTCATGCCGTTGGTGTTCGACGCGGTACTGCCCGTAGGGCCTTGA
- a CDS encoding CS1-pili formation C-terminal domain-containing protein — MFPMTPIAAALALLICTSALAAPAPAPSTPGSLLSQSQGLPAGFSDHFFDVPLAVRVDLDQQLLGEALIVLSRDDRVTLLEFTDTGDSKVPAATRDTWQAILEDGVALGPCTQSCPQQMVSAFYNLEGSQLSVITQNVEHTGEAPRFYEQPEGGSLGLIVNNQLNLNGGDNQDLGGRYGLQASSSVGNWSQVFNLQLARQSGDDEPMRHAIHELYTQRELEGRFFRLGHFTPNSDGLTRQLRSFGASPDTALGVMYGSSDNLAINNPKPSVYPIYVTANRQAAVEIYRNGLLINTQAVPAGLQTLDTRPLPGGIYEVEVRLIEDGLTVSTTQELVYKPNNWRNIEDRWRYNVFAGRETKLFSNWEEQASGSMTAGASLNYLVHPRVILGLSAREVREQLQYGGSIDWNAANNMSLYANVFQTQDHGTGMDLQGLYTFGATNLVFSHNRSWLDTRDTYETLPDGTRLRRNTFVGESSNTALSVNHRVDAKNSWNLRLSHSEGNVEGAGVDLGWSRRDTLLGSDANWRFSLFDRPGTSGTNDQRNRGVDVTLSLALGTDGRQISGSIGSRTAREGGRDNNASVTYRQDLQDHALQSVSATAITDTYGVGLSGMASFSTDAVSGDGFVQRSSYNNDLTGGLNLNSTLVVGAGKMLLSSQYQGDGAGMIIDVETDLDEIALRADDLSGGSSVLRPGRNYVPVSAYKSSTVAFDFDGNHPPAANIQPARSSYHLNKGGVDYRKISVMKTVTVLGRLLDNEGAPLKGHHVINHASRGVSEVDGFFSMEMSASSPTLEVRYQNQLLCQFRLDPSKVVEERDVLMIGDLRCTPDTLAELTPAPKAAG, encoded by the coding sequence ATGTTCCCGATGACCCCCATCGCGGCTGCGCTTGCGCTATTGATTTGTACGAGTGCCTTGGCCGCTCCGGCGCCTGCTCCGTCGACGCCCGGCAGTCTGCTCTCGCAGTCCCAAGGTTTGCCCGCCGGGTTTTCCGACCATTTCTTCGATGTGCCGCTGGCCGTACGTGTGGACCTTGACCAGCAGTTGCTGGGTGAGGCGCTGATCGTGTTGTCTCGAGATGATCGGGTCACCCTGCTCGAATTCACCGATACCGGCGACAGCAAAGTGCCTGCGGCGACGCGCGACACCTGGCAGGCGATCCTGGAAGACGGCGTGGCCCTTGGCCCCTGCACCCAGTCCTGTCCTCAGCAGATGGTGTCGGCGTTCTACAACCTGGAAGGCTCGCAACTCTCGGTGATTACCCAGAACGTGGAGCACACCGGCGAAGCCCCGCGATTTTATGAACAACCCGAGGGCGGCAGCCTGGGGTTGATCGTCAATAACCAGTTGAACCTCAACGGCGGTGACAACCAGGACCTGGGCGGGCGCTATGGCCTGCAAGCCAGTTCCAGCGTGGGCAACTGGAGTCAGGTGTTCAACCTGCAGTTGGCGCGTCAAAGTGGCGACGATGAACCGATGCGTCACGCCATCCATGAGCTGTATACCCAGCGTGAACTGGAAGGGCGATTCTTCCGCCTGGGCCACTTCACCCCCAATTCCGACGGCCTGACCCGCCAGTTGCGCAGCTTCGGTGCCAGCCCCGATACCGCACTGGGCGTGATGTACGGCAGCTCCGACAACCTGGCCATCAACAACCCCAAGCCCAGCGTGTACCCGATCTACGTGACCGCCAACCGTCAGGCCGCCGTCGAGATCTACCGCAATGGCCTGCTGATCAACACCCAGGCCGTGCCGGCCGGCCTGCAGACCCTCGATACCCGCCCGTTACCCGGCGGTATTTATGAGGTGGAAGTGCGCTTGATCGAAGACGGCCTGACCGTCAGCACCACCCAGGAACTGGTGTACAAGCCCAATAACTGGCGCAACATTGAAGACCGCTGGCGCTACAACGTATTTGCCGGGCGCGAGACCAAACTGTTCAGTAACTGGGAAGAACAAGCCTCCGGTTCGATGACGGCGGGTGCGTCGCTCAACTACCTGGTGCACCCGCGTGTGATCCTTGGCCTGTCGGCCCGTGAAGTGCGCGAGCAGCTGCAATACGGTGGCTCGATCGACTGGAACGCGGCCAACAACATGAGCCTGTACGCCAACGTGTTCCAGACCCAGGATCACGGCACCGGCATGGATCTGCAGGGGCTCTATACCTTTGGCGCCACCAACCTGGTGTTCAGCCACAACCGCAGTTGGCTTGATACTCGCGACACCTACGAAACCCTGCCGGACGGCACCCGTCTGCGCCGCAACACGTTCGTCGGCGAAAGCAGTAACACCGCGCTGTCGGTCAACCACCGGGTCGATGCGAAAAACTCTTGGAACCTGCGCCTGTCCCACAGCGAAGGCAATGTGGAAGGGGCCGGCGTCGACCTGGGCTGGAGCCGCCGCGACACGCTGCTGGGCAGCGATGCCAACTGGCGCTTCTCGCTGTTCGACCGCCCCGGTACCAGCGGCACCAACGATCAGCGCAACCGTGGGGTGGACGTCACCCTCAGCCTGGCGCTGGGCACCGATGGCCGGCAGATCTCCGGCAGCATCGGCAGCCGCACGGCCCGTGAAGGCGGGCGCGACAACAACGCCTCGGTCACCTATCGCCAGGACCTGCAGGATCACGCGCTGCAAAGCGTCTCGGCCACCGCTATCACCGACACCTATGGCGTGGGCCTGTCGGGCATGGCCAGCTTCAGTACCGATGCAGTCAGCGGCGACGGCTTTGTGCAGCGCAGTTCCTACAACAACGACCTCACCGGTGGCCTGAACCTCAACAGCACCCTGGTGGTGGGCGCCGGCAAGATGCTGCTGAGCAGCCAATACCAGGGCGACGGTGCCGGCATGATCATCGATGTGGAAACCGACCTCGACGAAATCGCCCTGCGTGCCGACGACTTGAGTGGCGGCAGCAGCGTGCTGCGTCCGGGGCGCAACTACGTGCCGGTGTCCGCCTACAAGAGCAGCACCGTGGCGTTCGACTTCGACGGCAACCACCCACCAGCGGCCAACATCCAGCCGGCGCGGTCCAGCTACCACCTGAACAAGGGCGGCGTGGACTATCGCAAGATCAGCGTGATGAAAACCGTCACCGTGCTCGGGCGCCTGCTCGACAACGAGGGCGCGCCGCTCAAGGGCCACCACGTGATCAACCACGCCAGCCGTGGCGTCAGCGAAGTCGACGGGTTCTTCTCCATGGAAATGAGCGCCAGCTCGCCGACCCTGGAGGTGCGTTACCAGAACCAATTGCTCTGCCAGTTCCGTCTGGACCCTTCCAAGGTCGTTGAGGAAAGGGATGTGTTGATGATTGGTGATCTGCGCTGCACGCCGGACACCTTGGCTGAACTCACTCCTGCGCCCAAGGCGGCTGGCTGA
- a CDS encoding molecular chaperone produces MKHAVLWIGLFLYSLTAQAGPAINVGVVYDYLEGDRSSYLKRVFNGGTTTAFIKVNVLEILYNEDGTSREVPVASLTDNKGATTSRDGLMASPARMIVPANGRQGTRLLYMGQRDKERYFRVRFIPVVPEKEDDFAVTDQERADYKQGLAAGVNVLAGYGTVFFVRPKDTRFDTQIIESTEQYRLRNAGNSVVVLDEFRNCAKAKSTDCEPTTKHHILPGRELKFEIKADRQYSFQMIEGRDKKLMTVNSNG; encoded by the coding sequence ATGAAACATGCAGTGTTATGGATCGGGCTGTTCCTGTACTCCCTCACGGCCCAGGCCGGACCGGCGATCAACGTGGGCGTGGTGTACGACTACCTGGAGGGGGACCGCAGTTCCTACCTCAAGCGCGTCTTCAACGGCGGCACCACCACCGCGTTCATCAAGGTCAATGTGCTGGAAATTCTCTACAACGAAGACGGCACTTCCCGTGAAGTACCGGTGGCCTCGCTGACCGACAACAAAGGCGCCACCACCAGCCGTGACGGCCTCATGGCCAGCCCGGCACGGATGATCGTGCCGGCGAACGGGCGCCAGGGCACGCGCTTGCTGTACATGGGGCAGCGCGACAAAGAGCGTTATTTCCGCGTGCGGTTTATCCCCGTGGTGCCGGAGAAGGAAGATGACTTCGCCGTCACCGACCAGGAGCGCGCTGATTACAAGCAAGGCCTGGCGGCCGGGGTCAATGTGTTGGCCGGCTACGGCACAGTGTTTTTCGTGCGGCCCAAAGACACCCGTTTCGACACGCAGATCATCGAGAGCACTGAGCAGTACCGGTTGCGCAACGCCGGCAACAGCGTGGTGGTGCTCGACGAGTTCCGCAACTGCGCCAAGGCCAAGTCCACCGACTGCGAGCCCACTACCAAGCATCACATCCTGCCGGGGCGTGAGCTGAAATTCGAGATAAAAGCCGACCGTCAATACAGCTTCCAGATGATTGAAGGCCGCGACAAAAAACTGATGACGGTCAACAGCAACGGGTGA
- a CDS encoding CS1 type fimbrial major subunit, with product MFKQLTRLAGLAALTLTATHALSFQERHSFDVSVTIPVHEAYVLPSETDWMGQEQQLAWNLATAQLGSLRKNFDVKNLNGGVAARLGAEPYLFSGRDRIDLQVLFNRVPLTLDATEVVNADEARAGRRALLDIAAIEPVGGYQGGDYYGTVHIVFDFLAP from the coding sequence ATGTTCAAGCAACTGACACGACTCGCCGGGTTGGCGGCGCTGACACTCACCGCCACCCACGCCTTGAGTTTTCAGGAACGCCACAGCTTCGACGTATCGGTGACGATTCCAGTGCATGAAGCCTATGTGCTGCCGTCCGAAACCGACTGGATGGGCCAGGAGCAACAACTGGCCTGGAACCTGGCAACGGCGCAACTGGGCAGCCTGCGCAAAAACTTCGACGTGAAGAACCTCAACGGCGGCGTCGCCGCGCGTCTGGGGGCTGAACCGTACCTGTTCAGCGGCCGCGACCGCATTGACTTGCAGGTGCTGTTCAACCGCGTACCGCTGACCCTGGACGCCACCGAAGTGGTCAATGCCGACGAGGCCCGAGCGGGCCGGCGCGCGTTGCTCGACATCGCCGCCATCGAACCTGTCGGCGGCTATCAGGGTGGGGATTACTACGGCACGGTGCATATCGTGTTTGATTTTCTGGCGCCATAA